The following DNA comes from Labrus mixtus chromosome 8, fLabMix1.1, whole genome shotgun sequence.
GCATGAAGGCTAACTGTGTCCAGGGTTGACTAAATGAAAGAAATCTAACAAGTTCATAAAAATGTTACTGTTTCCTGAACAACTGAAGAAACAACAAGCACTGAAAATCTGGAGGGACATTAGgccatttgaaaatgtaaaacgaCATATTTGATCACCCATCAGTTATTAtcagacaacagctaatgttagcattcgaCCGGTTCCTTGCTTAAGTGAAGTAAGCTAGGTGCTGTTGTATTTAACGTAAGCTAGGAATTGAATCCTTACCCATCGATCTTTTTAGCACTATCAAACTGTAATTCTTGTGTTCAGCCAATTCCTAGCTAACACTAGAAATAAGCTAGGAAGtgtatgctaacattagcagttcTTTGATGTAAACAAATgggtttgttttgctttgtcttCTCTTCCCATAGTCTACCCTTTGTGAGTGTGCCAGGCTATGGGATGTCCTCTTTCTCACATCCATCTACAGACTCCTTactcagtttttctcttttctctttttcttttcttgcatttttttgtttggattttttaaaatagtttttaagttgatttataaataaagtcattGTTATTATGGTGCTTTCCATTTACCTCGAAAGCCGAATGTCGGAGCTGCGAATAACGTCACACCCCATTTAACCACGTTCCAGTTACGAATGGTAACAAGGTGGAAaagccatgttggatttaaCTCGGGTTACTGAAGTTCTAGGTTTCTGAGTCGGGTTACTGACTTcagggggcgttcctgatgacatATCAGACTGGCTActtaaaaatgttcgactttcgAGATCAAATGAAATGCACAATAAGAGTGTGATAACACAAAAAAGTTCTGTGAGTGGGTTTGATAGCGGTAAGAACTAGCATGGAGGGGGTCGAATCTGTGAGGCCACAGATTATTGTTGAGCCTTACAGAGTTGATGTGGGCCTTACTCAACAAATGGTTTAACTCTAAACCATTAAATGAAGCACTTTTCGCTTCATTTGTGCACAAGTACCttctatttaatttaaatgatctaCAACATGAGCCCATGTCCCTCTGTTTTTTCACTAACCACTGTCCTTTGCAGTTGCTGATCAATCGGAAAGCTCTCAAGATTTTGATTTATATCAGTTTTGCTACATTTGTGACTAACAACATGGAAAAGGCAGTTGCTTGTTACATTATAACAGCATTTTAGCTTCCCACCATTAGTTTGATGTCGGACAAAAATGGCTGCCATGTGAAAGGGGGGGAATAACTGGCATCGTAATTATCTGTCCATCTCATCTTGATAACTGTGGTTGCCAGGcgggtggtgatgatgatgatgatgctgatgatgatggggttgatgatggtgatgatgagtTTTATTGTGCCTTGTATGGTGCTCATGGTGGAACTGATTCTAGGGACTAGGATGGAGGGGCTGGTGGTGATGAgattggtgatgatggtgatgatgataatgatggtgttTAGGAGACATCATAGGAGTGGTGTCCACATCTCGATCATCAGTTTCCAATTGAGGTGTGGGCGTTGTGCTTGAAGAGTTGATATTTAACTGTGTTGTCATGTTCTTTATGGTGCTGTTGTGGCCACTTGATGATGTATAATTAGCCTGCAAAGACAATGATGTTAGAATTAAATACTACTTTGCTAGTTTAAATATTGGTACGCATTAATTTACAAAATTGACATCAGTCTTTATAGACAAAAACTTGAAACAAGCCATTGAGAACATGAACTCATTAAGTGAAAATTGACTAAGTTATGAATCAAGTAAGATGTAGGTGCATTCTCTCATTTTGGTGCATTCAATCAGATTTCGCAACCTGTGCAGTCGCCCCTTGCTGGCCATAAGCTTATCTTTGGCTTTGGTGAAATGGTCCAAAGAAATTAGAAATCAATTCATTAGAAATTACTTTTGTCCAATTGTTCGACCACAAACTACTGAAAATTACTTGAATGAATGGTTGTGTCTTTTTACGACCAAACAGGTCCTCATGTATGTGTTTTGTGATTACTTACAGAGCAgttgcagatgtttgtttgataaGTGGCTCTGATGGCAGCCTCTATGTAGGGGTAATGCAAGAAACTGTAAGGCAGCACGATATGGAAGGTGAGCAGTCCACACCTGGAGAAAAAAGGGTGACAGAGAAtgaaaaagcagacaaaaatTACTACTATTTTATTGGCTGTTTTTACAATGTGATACACTAAATGATGAGTCATGTTTATATCTGCAAGATGCATTTTAATACCCCTTGATTGTTGTGGTTTAAACACCTTTCAAAAGTGTAACTTccagttaaaaacacacacgttggtggtttcttccttttttcaaatGAGCACGGAgtaaagacaaaatgatgacacaAGACAATACTTGCAAGACGAGAGAGCTAGGACAAATTCAATTAATCTGTGCATGTTTTGTTAGCACTAATCTCGTGAAAACGTACTTTGGTTGTGTGACATTACAATCTGTAAGTGTTGAGTAGTTGGTTCCTTACCGATCGTAAACCAGGAAGTCATCTTTGTCTCCATCCAGAGCCTCCCACACATCATTCTGAAGTGGAGCCTGCTGGTACACAGGAACACCAGGGGACGCTCTTCTCTTCAGCTCCCAGTACATGGCCCTGGACTGAGCCTCCCGCTCATTTACTATCATGAAGGACACCTCAGTCATGTTGTTGCGTTTAAGCTTGTCACGCAGGCCTCCAATCCtacagacagacatatagaAAATGAGGTGAAAGCTGTGAAGAGCATCACCTGCTTTTCCAGATAACATTTGAACTCTTTCATTTGAGCTCAATATCGGAATCAgtccttctttattttcttgaaaGGCATTTCCACACTCAATCGTACGGAGTCCCAAAAAGTATGAAGTCCCATAAGTTAATTATCGTGTCATCTACCTTTAAAGAATAAtcttaagaaaaagaaaatgtgtatttcCATGCATTTCCTTACTTGGAGGCCTGAGTGAGACAGAACTGTCAGCTTGCCTTCAGCAGCGCCACCACAACCACACTTCCCAGCAGCTCTTGCATGGGCGCCTTTCCTTTTATCTCCCAGTAGGGGGCAGGTTTGCAGATCCTGGAGGCATCATTGTCCCCCTCCACAATCAGACTGACATATGAGGCCCACAGCAGACCTGGCAGGGCCGCGCACAGCCACAGCGGCGAGAGAGAGCGCATTGTGCCTCCCTGGCTGGACTGATACTACCTGACGAGAAAGATGAGCGAGAAAACAATgttactttgacattttaaaaagcagttgaTACAATGACAAAGTGGTGCTGCATGTGGCCTTTTTGCAATGTGTAATCATATTATGAGACAAatatcccaaaaaaaaacaatcaaagaaagaaatgtaaagttcattcattttaatcatTATGCTTTAGCTTTGCAATACCTGTGCCAAATCTCTACTTTGTATATAAAGCATTCAATAATGAATGCATTCTGTGAACAACAGTGCAGGGCAGCACGTGTTGTTCAGCATGAAAGCACATTCAATCTTTGGCAGATTTCCCCCACACTGA
Coding sequences within:
- the selenop2 gene encoding selenoprotein Pb yields the protein MRSLSPLWLCAALPGLLWASYVSLIVEGDNDASRICKPAPYWEIKGKAPMQELLGSVVVVALLKASUQFCLTQASKIGGLRDKLKRNNMTEVSFMIVNEREAQSRAMYWELKRRASPGVPVYQQAPLQNDVWEALDGDKDDFLVYDRCGLLTFHIVLPYSFLHYPYIEAAIRATYQTNICNCSANYTSSSGHNSTIKNMTTQLNINSSSTTPTPQLETDDRDVDTTPMMSPKHHHYHHHHHHQSHHHQPLHPSP